The following coding sequences are from one Achromobacter sp. B7 window:
- a CDS encoding aspartate aminotransferase family protein, with translation MSSSPSALSQTDAYWMPFTANRRVKRNPVLFAAAEGMHYIRPDGRRVLDGIAGLWCVNAGHRRPEIVEAIARTAHDLDYAPSFQMSHPLAFELADALCAEAPDGFSNVFFSNSGSEAVDTALKIALGYHRARGQGQRVRLIGRERSYHGVGFGGLSVSGIGGHRKPFGNLLPYVDHLPHTYDRQQMAYTRGQPDWGAHLADTLERIVALHDASTIAAVIVEPVAGSTGVIVPPRGYLQRLREICDAHGILLIFDEVICAFGRIDGAFASPYFGVKPDIITSAKGLTNGAIPMGATLVQQHVYDAFMQGPESAIELSHGYTYSGHPVACAAGLATLDICRREGLFQRSQELARYWEDAAHGLKGLPHVVDIRNIGLLAAIELAPLEGQPGQRAYAVHNACLERGCLIRSAGDTMLLSPPLIIERAQIDELFSVLADVLRAGA, from the coding sequence ATGTCCTCGTCCCCCTCCGCCCTTTCTCAAACCGACGCCTATTGGATGCCGTTTACCGCCAACCGGCGGGTCAAGCGCAACCCGGTACTGTTTGCCGCCGCCGAAGGCATGCACTACATCCGGCCGGACGGCCGCCGCGTCCTGGACGGCATCGCCGGCTTGTGGTGCGTGAACGCGGGCCATCGCCGCCCGGAAATCGTGGAGGCCATCGCGCGGACCGCGCACGACCTGGATTACGCACCGTCGTTCCAGATGAGCCATCCCCTGGCCTTTGAACTGGCGGACGCGCTGTGCGCCGAGGCGCCCGATGGCTTTTCCAATGTGTTCTTTTCCAATTCGGGATCGGAAGCGGTGGACACCGCGCTGAAGATTGCACTGGGCTATCACCGGGCGCGCGGCCAAGGCCAGCGCGTGCGGCTGATCGGGCGCGAACGCTCGTATCACGGCGTGGGGTTCGGCGGCCTGTCCGTGTCGGGCATCGGCGGGCACCGCAAACCCTTTGGCAATCTGCTGCCCTATGTGGACCACCTGCCCCACACCTATGACCGCCAGCAGATGGCGTACACGCGCGGTCAGCCGGATTGGGGCGCGCACCTGGCCGACACGCTGGAGCGCATTGTGGCGCTGCACGACGCCTCGACCATCGCGGCCGTCATCGTCGAACCGGTGGCCGGTTCCACCGGCGTGATCGTGCCGCCGCGCGGCTATCTGCAACGGCTGCGCGAGATCTGCGATGCGCACGGCATCCTGCTGATTTTCGATGAGGTGATCTGCGCATTCGGACGCATCGACGGCGCGTTCGCATCGCCCTATTTCGGCGTCAAGCCCGACATCATCACCAGCGCCAAGGGCCTGACCAACGGGGCGATTCCGATGGGCGCAACGCTGGTGCAGCAACACGTGTACGACGCCTTCATGCAAGGGCCGGAAAGCGCCATCGAGCTCTCGCATGGATACACGTATTCGGGCCACCCCGTCGCCTGCGCGGCGGGCTTGGCGACGCTGGACATCTGCCGTCGCGAGGGCTTGTTCCAACGCAGCCAGGAACTGGCGCGTTACTGGGAAGACGCCGCGCACGGCCTGAAGGGGCTGCCGCATGTGGTGGACATCCGCAACATCGGCCTGCTGGCCGCCATTGAACTGGCGCCGCTGGAGGGTCAGCCGGGGCAGCGCGCCTATGCCGTGCACAACGCCTGCCTGGAACGCGGCTGCCTGATCCGGTCGGCGGGCGACACGATGCTGCTGTCGCCCCCGCTCATCATCGAACGCGCCCAGATCGACGAGCTGTTCTCGGTGCTGGCGGACGTGCTGCGCGCCGGCGCCTGA
- a CDS encoding GntR family transcriptional regulator, with translation MPPAAPARPTPLQVDLARHIAEDIVARRHEPGAHLSEETLAAAYEVSRTPVRGALRLLAAQGLITHRPNSGYTVSDHAAASAPPAIEGAGPTQEELTRQLIDDRASRQLPETFTERDLLQRYDAPRSVLAKTLLQLSADGLIEKRKGHGWQFAPSLESAEALNESYRFRMTVECAGLLEPTFRVDKPALARMRAAHEALIQRDDADISATEFFGLNASFHELLARFSGNRYILQAVQQQNHLRRLEEHAAFYRDARFVNSSNEHLQIIDALESGDQEWASQLMRRHLKASLQAS, from the coding sequence ATGCCCCCCGCCGCTCCTGCCCGCCCCACTCCGCTGCAAGTCGACCTGGCGCGACACATCGCCGAAGACATCGTGGCGCGGCGGCACGAGCCCGGCGCACACCTGTCGGAAGAAACACTGGCGGCCGCCTACGAGGTGTCGCGCACGCCAGTACGCGGCGCGCTGCGCCTGCTGGCCGCTCAAGGCTTGATCACGCATCGGCCCAACAGCGGCTATACCGTGTCCGACCATGCTGCGGCGTCAGCGCCCCCGGCCATTGAAGGGGCCGGCCCCACGCAGGAAGAGCTGACGCGCCAGTTGATCGATGACCGCGCGTCGCGCCAACTGCCCGAGACCTTTACCGAACGTGATCTGTTGCAGCGCTATGACGCGCCGCGCAGTGTGCTGGCCAAGACCTTGCTGCAACTGTCGGCGGATGGCCTGATCGAGAAGCGCAAGGGGCATGGCTGGCAATTTGCCCCGTCGCTGGAAAGCGCCGAAGCGCTGAACGAAAGCTATCGTTTCCGCATGACGGTGGAATGCGCCGGGCTCCTGGAGCCCACATTCCGCGTGGACAAACCGGCGCTGGCGCGCATGCGGGCCGCGCATGAGGCCTTGATCCAGCGCGACGACGCCGACATTTCGGCTACTGAATTTTTTGGCCTGAATGCGTCGTTCCACGAGCTCCTGGCGCGCTTCTCCGGCAACCGCTACATCCTGCAAGCGGTACAGCAGCAAAACCATCTGCGCCGGCTGGAAGAGCACGCTGCGTTCTATCGCGACGCGCGTTTCGTCAATTCCAGCAACGAACACCTGCAAATCATCGACGCGCTGGAATCCGGCGACCAGGAGTGGGCGTCGCAATTGATGCGCCGCCACCTGAAAGCGTCGCTCCAAGCCTCCTGA
- a CDS encoding C45 family peptidase, with product MPTPFPLVDVQGSPYERGRQHGSAVPEHVARSVALYRGQLERRGVDAARLKELAAAMVPVVGDYDAAYLEELRGIADGAGQSLEDVVVINCRTEMMFGHAELGRARKGLDDGCTGLVVLPEASAEGKLMHAHNWDWREECVDTGIVVRMRREDGPDLLMFTEAGSLARHGFNSAGVSLSGNFLSCEQDYQRPAQVPLVLVRRKMLEATNICNAMKVLWASRRFCSNNLMLAQAQGEAVDLECAPDEIFWITPQDGLLVHANHWISPPARAKLFDKGLAANPDSIYRQRRVEDLLARQGGKVGWDAVKRILADDFAAPDGVLRSPKPASFDSISATVATTLMEPESGVMWIARKPYEGRNFAEYRLF from the coding sequence ATGCCTACCCCGTTTCCCCTGGTCGATGTCCAGGGCAGTCCTTATGAACGCGGCCGCCAGCATGGCTCGGCGGTGCCGGAACACGTGGCGCGCAGCGTGGCCTTGTATCGGGGCCAGCTGGAACGCCGTGGCGTGGACGCCGCCCGCCTGAAGGAACTGGCCGCTGCCATGGTGCCGGTGGTGGGCGACTACGACGCTGCCTACCTGGAAGAATTGCGCGGCATCGCCGATGGCGCCGGACAGTCGCTGGAAGATGTGGTGGTCATCAACTGCCGCACCGAAATGATGTTCGGCCATGCGGAACTGGGGCGCGCCCGCAAGGGGCTGGACGACGGCTGCACCGGCCTGGTCGTATTGCCCGAAGCCAGCGCCGAGGGCAAGTTGATGCACGCCCACAACTGGGACTGGCGCGAAGAATGCGTCGACACCGGCATCGTCGTGCGCATGCGCCGTGAAGACGGTCCCGACCTGTTGATGTTCACCGAGGCGGGCAGCCTGGCGCGCCACGGTTTCAACAGCGCGGGCGTATCGCTGTCCGGCAACTTCCTGTCATGCGAACAAGACTATCAACGGCCCGCGCAGGTGCCGCTGGTGCTGGTGCGCCGCAAGATGCTGGAAGCCACCAACATCTGCAACGCCATGAAAGTGCTGTGGGCGTCGCGCCGCTTCTGCTCCAACAACCTGATGCTGGCCCAGGCACAGGGCGAGGCCGTGGACCTGGAATGCGCGCCGGACGAAATCTTCTGGATCACGCCGCAGGACGGCCTGCTGGTGCATGCCAACCACTGGATCAGCCCGCCGGCGCGCGCCAAGCTGTTCGACAAGGGCCTGGCCGCCAACCCTGATTCCATCTATCGCCAGCGACGCGTTGAGGACCTGCTTGCGCGCCAGGGCGGCAAGGTCGGTTGGGATGCCGTCAAGCGCATCCTGGCCGATGATTTCGCCGCGCCCGACGGCGTGCTGCGTTCGCCCAAGCCGGCCAGCTTCGACAGCATTTCGGCCACCGTGGCCACCACGCTGATGGAGCCGGAAAGCGGCGTGATGTGGATTGCGCGCAAGCCCTATGAAGGCCGCAATTTTGCTGAATACCGGCTGTTCTAA
- a CDS encoding ABC transporter substrate-binding protein codes for MTSKVLRGKRALMLSAALAGALTGLPGLSQTQTPASSPLPEIRYAEGSGTPTSVPGGRSRNTSTDNVLAHVVESLVALRADMSVGPMLADSWTLSDDKRSYTFKLRQGVTFHDGSPMTSSDVKWTYGYLTGAQSEYACKNLYDGSKGAKVVDVQTPDPATVVFTLDAPYALFLDQMASVQCPMPVLSPKSVDADGKWIKPIGTGPYVLAEWKKEQYVLLTPYAGYVPRSEAASGMAGKKVASANVRFVVIPDAAAQKAALMAGQVDAYNADEDNLPANDPRWSIVTEQGLDTVNLLMQTRAPLLSDVNMRRAIALALDFPAIARALNNGQAAYNPSLVPIASVYYSEADKAGYEKNLNEVKRLLQAANYRGETLKLQANKRYPYLYRVAVVTQQLLNKAGIKTELDMLEWGTQVTNFREGKFQLMAFAYSARTEPALMYRDVIGDKSRTPMAQWESPEAAALLEGIEAESDTATRKQAFDKLHALMLRDTPLLMYYNKPGYVVVSSQLHGFTGWPLRKPRFFNVTKN; via the coding sequence ATGACGTCGAAAGTCTTGCGCGGCAAGCGCGCGCTAATGTTATCCGCTGCCCTGGCCGGCGCCTTGACGGGCCTGCCGGGGCTGAGCCAAACGCAAACCCCCGCGTCGTCCCCGCTGCCCGAGATCCGCTACGCCGAAGGCTCGGGCACGCCCACGTCCGTGCCCGGCGGCCGCTCGCGCAACACGTCCACCGACAACGTGCTGGCTCACGTGGTCGAATCGCTGGTCGCGCTGCGCGCGGACATGAGCGTGGGCCCCATGCTGGCCGACAGCTGGACGCTGTCCGACGACAAGCGCAGCTATACCTTCAAGCTGCGCCAGGGCGTGACCTTCCACGATGGCTCGCCGATGACGTCAAGCGACGTCAAATGGACGTACGGCTACCTGACCGGCGCGCAATCCGAATACGCCTGCAAGAACCTTTACGACGGTAGCAAGGGCGCCAAGGTGGTGGACGTGCAAACGCCCGACCCCGCCACCGTGGTCTTCACGCTGGATGCGCCCTATGCCCTGTTCCTGGACCAGATGGCCAGCGTGCAATGCCCGATGCCGGTGCTCAGCCCGAAAAGCGTCGACGCCGACGGCAAGTGGATCAAGCCCATCGGCACCGGCCCGTACGTACTGGCCGAATGGAAGAAAGAACAATACGTGCTGCTGACGCCGTATGCCGGCTATGTGCCGCGTAGCGAGGCGGCCAGCGGCATGGCCGGCAAGAAGGTGGCATCCGCCAACGTGCGCTTTGTGGTGATTCCGGACGCCGCCGCGCAAAAGGCCGCGCTGATGGCCGGCCAGGTTGACGCCTACAACGCCGACGAAGACAACCTGCCGGCGAACGACCCGCGCTGGTCCATCGTCACCGAGCAAGGGCTGGACACCGTCAACCTGTTGATGCAGACGCGCGCGCCGCTACTGTCCGACGTCAACATGCGCCGCGCCATCGCGCTGGCGCTGGATTTTCCCGCCATCGCCCGCGCGCTGAACAACGGTCAGGCGGCGTACAACCCGTCGCTGGTGCCGATTGCAAGCGTGTACTACTCCGAGGCTGACAAGGCGGGCTACGAAAAGAACCTGAACGAGGTCAAGCGCCTGTTGCAGGCCGCCAATTATCGAGGCGAAACGCTGAAGTTGCAGGCCAACAAGCGCTATCCCTACCTGTACCGCGTGGCAGTGGTCACCCAGCAGTTGCTGAACAAGGCCGGCATCAAGACCGAGCTGGACATGCTGGAATGGGGCACGCAGGTCACGAACTTTCGCGAAGGCAAGTTCCAGCTGATGGCCTTTGCGTATTCGGCGCGCACCGAGCCCGCGCTGATGTATCGCGACGTGATCGGCGACAAGTCCAGGACGCCCATGGCGCAATGGGAAAGCCCCGAGGCCGCGGCCCTGCTTGAAGGCATCGAGGCCGAGTCCGACACGGCCACGCGCAAGCAGGCGTTCGACAAGCTGCACGCGCTGATGCTGCGCGATACGCCGCTGCTGATGTACTACAACAAGCCCGGCTACGTCGTCGTATCCAGCCAGCTTCACGGCTTTACCGGCTGGCCGCTGCGCAAGCCGCGTTTCTTCAACGTCACCAAGAACTGA
- a CDS encoding ABC transporter permease: MLGYLTKRFAAAVPTIIVVTVLVFGMIRAIPGDPASLMLGDIDNPALLAEMRHALGLDRPVGEQFLIWVGNALHGDLGMSIARREPVMHLVLTHFAVTAQVVLTATLLACLVAIPAGMIAAWRQNRRADTAIVSTSILFVSMPSFWVGILLIWLFGVKLNWLPVYGFESMAQSGLGALKYLVLPVCAIVLTEIAAITRMMRASTIETLRLEYVAHARAKGLPEKRVMLRHVLPNSFGPTLTVIGLMLGHLLSGAAVIETVFTLPGIGRLLVESIYARDYPVVQGCLLFIALLYVAVNLVVDLLYPLFDPRVKLQ, translated from the coding sequence GTGCTGGGCTATCTAACCAAGCGCTTCGCGGCGGCGGTGCCCACGATCATCGTGGTGACAGTGCTGGTCTTCGGCATGATCCGCGCCATACCCGGCGACCCCGCATCGCTGATGCTGGGCGACATCGACAACCCCGCGCTGCTGGCCGAAATGCGCCACGCCCTGGGCCTGGACCGCCCCGTGGGCGAGCAGTTCCTGATCTGGGTCGGCAATGCGCTGCATGGCGATCTGGGCATGTCCATCGCGCGCCGCGAGCCCGTCATGCACCTGGTCCTGACGCATTTCGCGGTGACGGCGCAGGTGGTGTTGACGGCAACGTTGCTGGCCTGCCTGGTGGCCATTCCCGCCGGCATGATAGCGGCGTGGCGGCAAAACCGGCGCGCGGATACGGCCATCGTTTCCACCTCGATATTGTTCGTGTCCATGCCCAGCTTCTGGGTCGGCATTCTGCTGATCTGGCTGTTTGGCGTGAAGCTGAACTGGCTGCCCGTGTATGGCTTTGAGTCGATGGCGCAAAGCGGCCTGGGCGCGTTGAAGTACTTGGTGCTGCCGGTATGCGCCATCGTGTTGACCGAGATTGCCGCGATCACGCGGATGATGCGCGCCAGCACTATCGAAACGTTGCGGCTGGAATACGTGGCGCATGCGCGCGCCAAGGGGCTGCCCGAAAAGCGCGTGATGCTGCGGCACGTGTTGCCCAATTCCTTCGGCCCCACGCTCACCGTCATCGGCCTGATGCTGGGCCATCTGTTGTCGGGCGCGGCGGTGATCGAAACCGTCTTCACCTTGCCCGGCATCGGCCGGCTGCTGGTGGAAAGCATCTATGCACGGGACTACCCGGTGGTGCAGGGCTGCCTGCTGTTTATTGCGTTGTTGTACGTGGCGGTCAATCTGGTGGTGGATCTGCTGTATCCGCTGTTCGATCCGCGCGTGAAGCTTCAATAG
- a CDS encoding ABC transporter permease — MTGFKASFKPGFKHTNAVVGGALVAGVVLLALVGLVYTPHDPLEGDLLARFSPPSSEYWLGTDEFGRDVLSRLMAGAGVSVAVSVFSVLLALVLGTTIGVAAGYAGGWVDRGISVLVDSMMAFPGLLLALGIMTVLGPSKWGVVLALGLAYSPSVSRIARGTALSLRQRDFVIASRATGHSGLWTVFRHVLPNCVAPLLIFATSIFGSALLAESALSFLGLGVPPPLATWGGMLSESRNAMDQAIWLALFPGAMISLSLLGINLLGDAVRDRLDPRMRGVTA; from the coding sequence ATGACGGGTTTCAAAGCGAGTTTCAAACCGGGTTTCAAACATACCAATGCCGTGGTGGGCGGCGCGCTGGTGGCGGGCGTGGTGCTGCTGGCGCTGGTGGGGCTGGTGTACACGCCGCACGATCCGCTGGAAGGCGATCTGCTGGCGCGCTTTTCGCCGCCGTCGTCCGAATATTGGTTGGGCACCGACGAGTTTGGTCGCGACGTCTTGTCGCGCCTGATGGCGGGCGCGGGCGTCAGCGTGGCGGTCAGCGTGTTCTCGGTGCTGCTGGCCTTGGTGCTGGGCACGACCATCGGCGTGGCGGCGGGTTATGCGGGCGGTTGGGTGGACCGTGGCATCAGCGTGCTGGTCGATTCCATGATGGCGTTTCCCGGCTTGCTGCTGGCGCTGGGCATCATGACGGTGTTGGGCCCGTCCAAGTGGGGCGTGGTGCTGGCGCTGGGCCTGGCGTATTCGCCATCCGTCTCGCGCATTGCGCGCGGCACGGCGCTGTCGCTGCGGCAGCGTGACTTCGTCATCGCCTCGCGCGCCACCGGGCATAGCGGCCTGTGGACGGTGTTCCGCCACGTGCTGCCCAACTGCGTGGCGCCGCTGCTGATCTTCGCAACGTCCATCTTCGGGTCGGCGCTGCTGGCGGAAAGCGCCTTGTCCTTTCTGGGGCTCGGCGTGCCGCCACCGTTGGCGACGTGGGGCGGCATGCTGTCCGAAAGCCGCAACGCCATGGACCAGGCGATCTGGCTGGCGCTGTTTCCGGGTGCGATGATTTCGCTAAGCCTGCTGGGCATCAACCTGCTGGGCGACGCCGTGCGCGACCGCCTGGATCCGCGCATGCGCGGGGTGACCGCATGA
- a CDS encoding ABC transporter ATP-binding protein, with protein MNAPDHSLADTAPLLSVRDLEIRFPGKRDAAPVVNRVSFDLKAGESLSIVGESGSGKTLIGKALLGLLPDAARMTNGQALFDGRDVLPQSARDWQATRGTGIGMVFQEPMVSLNPAFRVGEQLTEALVLRRGMTRSAAWDAAVQMLERVRVRDARDCMKRYPHEFSGGMRQRILLAGVMLLKPRLLIADEPTTALDCVVQKEVLDLMVELTREQGTALIFISHNLALVAAYTQRVLVMCRGRAVETGEVSQVLSRPADPYTLSLLDALPKRGPARAPVTGAPILQVDQLAIDYAVRGGWRRKRFVRAVHQASFHVAPGETLAIVGESGSGKTTVMMSILGLVPQAQGRIALDGQALPPGGEGGIWRTARHRIQMVFQDPYSSLDPRMTIGALVGEGLRLEAGITPDARQQRVDQALRDVGLGDGYAERYAHELSGGQRQRVAIARALVMRPEVIIADEPVSALDVTVQKQVLETLMSLQRSYGFACLLISHDLGVVEQIADRVVVMLRGHIVEEGSRDEVFDHPTHPYTRRLLQAVPELRGNAADGFRVQVRELPAGTRRADADYFDPSRSADEAAPAMTPVVASGATHRVALAAGVALAETVAA; from the coding sequence ATGAACGCACCTGACCATTCCCTGGCCGACACTGCGCCCTTGTTGTCGGTGCGCGATCTGGAAATCCGCTTTCCCGGCAAGCGCGATGCCGCACCGGTGGTAAACCGCGTGTCCTTTGACCTGAAGGCGGGTGAATCGCTGTCCATCGTGGGCGAATCCGGCAGCGGCAAGACGCTGATCGGCAAGGCGCTGTTGGGCCTGTTGCCGGATGCCGCGCGCATGACTAACGGGCAGGCATTGTTCGACGGCCGCGACGTGCTGCCGCAAAGTGCGCGCGACTGGCAAGCCACGCGCGGCACCGGTATTGGCATGGTGTTCCAGGAACCCATGGTGTCCCTGAACCCCGCGTTCCGCGTGGGCGAACAGCTGACAGAAGCCCTGGTCCTGCGCCGGGGCATGACGCGCAGCGCGGCCTGGGATGCGGCCGTTCAGATGCTGGAACGCGTGCGGGTGCGCGATGCGCGCGATTGCATGAAGCGGTATCCCCACGAGTTCTCGGGCGGCATGCGGCAGCGCATCCTGCTGGCCGGCGTCATGCTGCTCAAGCCGCGCCTGCTGATCGCCGATGAACCCACCACCGCGCTGGACTGCGTGGTGCAAAAAGAAGTCCTGGACCTGATGGTCGAGCTGACGCGCGAGCAAGGCACGGCGCTGATCTTCATCAGCCACAATCTGGCGCTGGTGGCCGCGTACACGCAGCGCGTGCTGGTGATGTGCCGGGGGCGCGCGGTGGAAACGGGGGAAGTATCGCAAGTGCTGTCGCGTCCGGCGGACCCGTACACCTTGAGCTTGCTGGACGCGCTGCCCAAACGCGGCCCGGCGCGCGCGCCTGTGACGGGTGCGCCGATCTTGCAGGTGGATCAACTGGCCATCGACTACGCCGTACGCGGTGGCTGGCGCCGCAAGCGATTCGTGCGCGCGGTGCATCAGGCGAGTTTTCACGTGGCGCCCGGTGAAACGCTGGCCATCGTGGGCGAATCCGGCAGCGGCAAGACGACCGTCATGATGTCGATTCTGGGCCTGGTGCCGCAGGCGCAGGGGCGCATTGCGCTGGATGGGCAAGCGTTGCCGCCGGGCGGCGAGGGCGGCATCTGGCGCACGGCGCGCCACCGCATTCAGATGGTCTTCCAGGACCCGTACTCGTCGCTCGATCCGCGCATGACCATCGGCGCACTGGTGGGCGAGGGGCTGCGGCTGGAAGCGGGCATCACGCCGGATGCCCGGCAACAGCGCGTGGACCAGGCGTTGCGCGATGTGGGTTTGGGCGACGGCTATGCCGAGCGCTATGCGCATGAGCTGTCGGGCGGGCAACGCCAGCGCGTCGCCATTGCGCGGGCGCTGGTGATGCGGCCGGAAGTGATCATCGCGGACGAACCCGTGTCGGCGCTGGACGTGACCGTGCAGAAGCAGGTTCTGGAAACGCTGATGTCCTTGCAGCGTTCCTATGGCTTTGCGTGTCTGTTGATTTCCCATGACCTGGGCGTGGTCGAACAGATCGCCGACCGCGTGGTCGTCATGCTGCGCGGGCATATCGTCGAAGAGGGATCGCGCGACGAGGTGTTCGACCATCCGACGCATCCGTACACGCGCCGGCTGTTGCAGGCCGTGCCCGAATTGCGCGGCAATGCGGCAGACGGATTCCGTGTGCAAGTGCGCGAGCTGCCCGCCGGCACGCGCCGCGCCGATGCGGACTACTTTGATCCGTCCCGCAGCGCGGACGAGGCCGCGCCTGCCATGACGCCGGTGGTGGCATCCGGCGCCACGCATCGCGTTGCGCTGGCAGCCGGCGTGGCGTTGGCCGAAACGGTGGCCGCCTGA
- a CDS encoding antibiotic biosynthesis monooxygenase: MIAVIFEVEPANGNPDPYLHIAAGLIDELKAIDGFISVERFQSLSTPGKLLSLSFWRDEDAVKRWRSLESHRRAQEAGRGGVFQNYRLRVAQVLRDYGMNARDEAPADSRSRHG; this comes from the coding sequence ATGATCGCCGTGATATTCGAAGTCGAACCCGCCAATGGCAACCCCGATCCCTATCTGCACATTGCCGCCGGTTTGATCGACGAGCTCAAGGCCATCGACGGCTTCATCTCGGTGGAACGCTTTCAAAGCCTGAGCACGCCGGGCAAGCTGCTGTCCCTGTCGTTCTGGCGCGATGAAGACGCCGTCAAGCGCTGGCGCTCGCTGGAGTCGCATCGCCGCGCCCAGGAAGCGGGACGCGGCGGCGTGTTCCAGAACTATCGGCTGCGCGTCGCGCAGGTGCTGCGCGACTACGGCATGAACGCGCGCGACGAAGCGCCCGCCGACAGCCGCAGCCGGCACGGCTGA